Sequence from the Nitrospiria bacterium genome:
AATTAAAATTTCAAGGTTTCGGTGGGCTTCTCGAAGTGAGGACTCCACCTGAGCGGGGGTTTCCCCCCGGGCGAAAATAAATCCAAGATACCGGTGACCCTCAGGAAGGGAGATGACTTGCTGACCCGTTGGGATCAGAAAACTCACCTCTTCTACCCCTAGGACTTTTTTGGCTTTCTCTTTTCCTGTAATTTTTTTTAAAATACCCGACTTGGGAATGGGAATCATCATCACACCAGAAGCCTTTTTTTCCCTCTCCATGGAGTTAATTGGCAAACGAAGGGCGTGTCTTAAAACTATTTCCTCGAGGGTCAACCCCGTACCAAAACGCAATGTTCGGGAACAAAGGCCCCCAATGGTTCTTGGGGAAAGTTCTACCAACCAGGACCCATTTTCATTGAATCTCAACTCGGCATGAATAGGCCCTTCCATTAGGCCAAGGGCTTGAGCGGAACGAAAGATATTTTGAACAACCTGTTCCTGCACAAATGGGGGTAATCGGGAAGGCGTTACATAAATGGTCTCCTCAAAAAAAGGTCCCTCCAGTGGATCCGGTTTATCAAACAGTGCCAATACCTGAAGTTCCCCCTTCATCATTA
This genomic interval carries:
- a CDS encoding ATP-grasp domain-containing protein; the protein is MAARRIGVEVVVGSNRRQVLEDYSHGGTLTLNFRDTEIGTQQIVDYAKEHALEAIVSVDDETLVLAAKASSVLGLPHNSLESIFSIRNKFRMREKIFKAGLPSPEFHLFSIHKNPEQLSSQVNFPCVLKPTFLAASRGVIRANHPKEFKQAFHRIKSILKDPEVKSLGGESADEILVEDYIPGQEVALEGLMMKGELQVLALFDKPDPLEGPFFEETIYVTPSRLPPFVQEQVVQNIFRSAQALGLMEGPIHAELRFNENGSWLVELSPRTIGGLCSRTLRFGTGLTLEEIVLRHALRLPINSMEREKKASGVMMIPIPKSGILKKITGKEKAKKVLGVEEVSFLIPTGQQVISLPEGHRYLGFIFARGETPAQVESSLREAHRNLEILIDPA